A window of Trichoderma atroviride chromosome 3, complete sequence contains these coding sequences:
- a CDS encoding uncharacterized protein (BUSCO:EOG092D4G83), producing MSSSQPQTNGVPASSANTSQTVPNTQTTTASQPPAAAAAASSSQSAQPSTHQQPSSAPRPRDSRLVELLLTSQGVTSYEQRVPLLLLDFAYRHTSSVLNDALHLTGDPYITQAGAKPSGGMGGAMAAPSGDASVSANAVKVAIAARLGYQFRGGSSGGGISKEYMQELARERNKVALPKIVPNEWGVRLPSERFVLSGTGWGLKDVWGEEGADDDEEEEESSASQQGGDAMEGIEGPEPEDIGGDGVEGGTVDDVFGDDVDAEMAEES from the coding sequence ATGTCTTCAAGCCAGCCGCAGACAAATGGCGTGCCAGCCTCGTCTGCCAACACATCTCAAACAGTTCCCAACACCCAGACAACGACTGCGAGCCAAcctcccgccgccgccgccgccgcttcttcttctcaatccGCACAGCCTTCAACGCACCAGCAGCCCTCGTCGGCGCCCAGGCCGCGTGACTCACGACTTGTTGAGCTTCTGCTTACCTCCCAAGGCGTCACATCCTACGAGCAGCGGGTACCCCTCCTGCTCTTGGACTTCGCCTACCGACATACCTCCTCCGTTCTCAACGACGCATTACATCTCACAGGCGACCCGTATATCACGCAAGCCGGTGCAAAGCCATCTGGCGGCATGGGAGGTGCCATGGCGGCACCGTCTGGTGATGCCAGCGTCAGCGCCAATGCCGTGAAAGTGGCTATCGCTGCCCGCCTGGGCTACCAATTCAGGGGAGGGAGCAGCGGAGGCGGCATCAGCAAGGAATATATGCAGGAGCTGGCCCGAGAGCGAAACAAGGTGGCATTACCTAAAATTGTGCCAAACGAATGGGGCGTCCGGCTACCGAGCGAGAGATTTGTTCTTAGTGGGACAGGTTGGGGTCTCAAGGACGTATGGGGTGAAGAGGGtgcagatgacgacgaggaggaagaggagagttCAGCTTCTCAGCAGGGTGGAGATGCCATGGAAGGCATTGAAGGTCCGGAACCTGAAGATATTGGCGGCGACGGTGTCGAGGGCGGGACGGTGGACGATGTCTTTGGCGACGATGTGGATGCAGAGATGGCCGAGGAGAGCTGA
- a CDS encoding uncharacterized protein (MEROPS:MER0001229~BUSCO:EOG092D1YID), with protein sequence MASRRLALNLSQGLRARSGFSVAGSLRRGFATPSNVGKTQTTTLKNGLTVATEYSPWAQTSTVGVWIDAGSRAETNETNGTAHFLEHLAFKGTAKRSQQQLELEIENMGGHLNAYTSRENTVYFAKAFNSDVPKTVDILSDILQNSKLEPSAIERERDVILRESEEVEKQVEEVVFDHLHATAFQHQPLGRTILGPRQNIRDITRTELVNYIKNNYTADRMILAAAGGVPHEQLVELAEKHFSGLSTSSPQTEAYVLSKQKADFVGSDVRVRDDTMPTANVAIAVEGVSWNSEDYFTALVTQAIVGNYDKAMGNAPHQGSKLSGYVHKHELANSFMSFSTSYSDTGLWGIYLVTDNTTRLDDLVHFALREWIRLCTNVSEAEVERAKAQLKASILLSLDGTTALAEDIGRQLVTTGRRASPGEIERKIDAITDKDVMDFANRYIWDKDIAISAVGKIEGLFDYQRLRNTLKPKF encoded by the exons ATGGCGTCCCGCAGATTAGCTTTGAACTTGTCGCAAGGCCTGCGAGCCCGTTCCGGCTTCTCAGTCGCCGGTTCTCTGCGACGAGGCTTCGCTACTCCTTCCAACGTCGGCAAGACTCAGACAACAACCCTCAAGAACGGCTTGACT GTCGCCACTGAGTATTCACCATGGGCCCAGACATCGACCGTTGGCGTCTGGATTGACGCTGGCTCCCGTGCCGAGACCAACGAGACGAACGGCACCGCCCACTTCCTCGAGCACCTGGCTTTCAAG GGTACCGCAAAGCgatcgcagcagcaattgGAGCTCGAGATTGAGAACATGGGTGGCCACCTCAACGCCTACACTTCG CGTGAGAACACCGTCTACTTCGCCAAGGCTTTCAACTCCGATGTCCCCAAGACCGTCGACATTCTCTCCGATATCCTGCAAAACTCCAAGCTCGAGCCGTCCGCCATCGAGCGCGAGCGCGACGTCATTCTCCGAGAGTCCGAGGAGGTTGAGAAGCAGGTTGAGGAGGTTGTCTTTGACCACCTGCACGCCACTGCtttccagcaccagcctctTGGCCGCACCATTCTCGGACCCCGCCAGAACATCCGTGATATTACCCGCACCGAGCTCGTCAACTACATCAAGAACAACTACACTGCCGATCGTATGatcctcgctgccgccggtGGCGTTCCCCACGAGCAATTGGTTGAGCTTGCCGAGAAGCACTTCTCCGGCCtttccaccagcagcccccAGACTGAGGCCTACGTCCTGTCCAAGCAGAAGGCCGATTTCGTTGGTTCTGATGTCCGTGTTCGCGATGACACCATGCCCACTGCCAACGTCGCCATTGCCGTCGAGGGTGTTAGCTGGAACTCCGAGGACTACTTCACTGCTCTGGTCACTCAGGCCATTGTCGGCAACTACGACAAGGCCATGGGCAACGCCCCTCACCAGGGCAGCAAGCTGAGCGGCTATGTTCACAAGCACGAGCTGGCCAACAGCTTCATGAGCTTCTCCACCAGCTACAGCGACACTGG TCTCTGGGGTATCTACCTCGTCACTGACAACACCACCCGCCTCGACGACCTTGTCCACTTTGCCCTCCGCGAGTGGATTCGCCTGTGCACCAACGTCAGCGAAGCCGAGGTTGAGCGCGCCAAGGCTCAGCTGAAGGCCTCCATCCTGCTGTCCCTGGACGGCACCACTGCCCTCGCCGAGGATATCGGTCGCCAGCTCGTCACCACTGGCCGCCGTGCCAGCCCTGGCGAGATCGAGCGCAAGATCGATGCCATTACCGACAAGGACGTCATGGACTTTGCTAACCGATACATCTGGGACAAGGACATTGCCATCAGCGCAGTTGGAAAGATTGAGGGTCTGTTCGACTACCAGCGTCTGAGGAACACCCTGAAGCCCAAGTTTTAA